The following coding sequences are from one Bacteroidota bacterium window:
- a CDS encoding 1-acyl-sn-glycerol-3-phosphate acyltransferase, with product MSGRLYKPQDYPLPYVVSDIKQWPIYRLTHDREAFLADVKAIVLQRVKAKFPSSRALHEELARVLYQERIRLTEKPWKADPPDERMFWNSIKSKLVRLDQLNSESIITEETILNEIIDRYLNEIVGNFDSRAFGFARVFLPQFWGRIFSAAPGPWLKAFSRNAKTIHEKIPITGDVEKIRHLATKGTLVVVPTHFSNMDSIMVGWILSELGLPAFTYGAGLNLFSIGLLSFFMNRLGAYKLDRRKKNSVYLETLKNYSSVAIRRGAHSIFFPGGTRSRSGSLEKKLKLGLLGTAVEAQKNHYRDFPDETAPKIFVVPVIINYHFVLEAQALISDYLKETGKERFYRENDEYSTSFKLIRFIFKFLNASSSLSVSFGEVMDVVGNKVDDEGNSYNHLGNKINVRNYFMTNGEMKDDQQREEEYTKILGERIVDNYYRYNVVLTSHLVCFATFELLKKQFKDADLFSLLRTPEEDISLPYEQLANCINQLKDRLKEMYDRGKILISPELRWNVDKIIEHGMKNINLYHAVSPITKRTDGNISSEDLKLLYYYHNRLDGYGLEKFV from the coding sequence ATGAGCGGACGATTATATAAGCCACAGGATTATCCATTGCCTTACGTCGTCAGTGATATTAAGCAATGGCCAATCTACCGGCTGACTCATGATAGGGAAGCATTTTTGGCCGATGTAAAGGCCATAGTCTTACAAAGGGTAAAAGCAAAATTCCCTTCTAGCCGAGCACTTCATGAAGAATTGGCACGAGTGCTTTATCAGGAACGTATCCGTCTGACTGAAAAACCATGGAAAGCCGACCCACCTGACGAACGCATGTTTTGGAACAGCATCAAGAGCAAGTTGGTGCGATTAGATCAGTTGAATAGTGAATCAATAATTACCGAGGAAACTATTTTAAATGAAATTATAGACCGGTATTTGAATGAAATTGTAGGAAATTTTGACTCTCGTGCTTTTGGTTTTGCCCGGGTGTTTCTTCCTCAGTTTTGGGGTCGAATTTTTTCTGCTGCACCAGGACCTTGGTTAAAGGCCTTTTCTAGGAATGCTAAAACGATTCATGAGAAAATTCCGATTACTGGCGATGTAGAAAAAATTCGTCATTTGGCTACTAAAGGAACGTTGGTCGTTGTTCCGACGCACTTTAGTAACATGGATTCTATTATGGTGGGCTGGATTTTAAGTGAATTGGGTTTGCCTGCATTCACTTACGGTGCCGGGTTGAATTTGTTTAGTATCGGCCTACTTTCCTTTTTTATGAACCGCTTAGGCGCTTATAAATTGGATCGCAGGAAGAAAAATTCTGTTTATCTGGAAACCCTAAAAAATTATTCCAGTGTGGCTATCCGGCGTGGAGCGCACAGTATTTTTTTCCCCGGTGGAACTCGCTCGCGTTCTGGATCGTTGGAAAAGAAGTTAAAGTTGGGACTTCTCGGAACAGCGGTGGAAGCGCAAAAAAATCATTATCGGGATTTTCCCGATGAAACGGCACCGAAGATTTTTGTGGTGCCGGTAATAATTAATTATCATTTCGTGCTGGAAGCACAGGCTTTGATTAGTGATTATTTGAAAGAAACTGGGAAGGAACGTTTCTATCGAGAGAATGATGAATATTCCACTTCATTTAAGTTGATTCGATTTATCTTTAAGTTTCTAAATGCATCTTCTTCTCTGTCGGTTTCCTTTGGTGAAGTGATGGATGTAGTGGGAAATAAAGTGGATGATGAAGGAAACAGCTATAATCATCTAGGTAATAAAATAAACGTTCGAAATTATTTCATGACCAACGGGGAGATGAAAGATGATCAGCAGCGCGAAGAGGAATACACTAAAATTCTGGGGGAAAGAATCGTAGATAATTATTATCGTTACAACGTGGTGCTGACTTCGCATCTAGTATGCTTTGCCACTTTTGAGTTATTAAAGAAGCAATTCAAAGATGCTGATTTGTTTAGCCTATTACGAACTCCGGAAGAAGATATTTCGCTACCTTATGAACAGTTGGCAAATTGTATCAATCAGTTGAAAGATCGCCTCAAAGAAATGTATGACCGGGGGAAAATACTTATTTCACCAGAGTTGCGATGGAACGTAGATAAAATTATTGAGCATGGAATGAAAAATATCAATCTCTACCATGCGGTTTCACCTATCACAAAAAGAACCGACGGAAATATAAGTTCAGAAGATCTGAAGCTACTTTATTATTATCACAATCGGTTAGATGGTTATGGGCTGGAGAAGTTTGTTTGA
- a CDS encoding DUF1800 domain-containing protein — translation MKQIIRSEFLSRVSGATLDEDVKSKNIVPNEFYNKDTPHFGSRATSGLNPYSGTFGKAELSHLLRRTLFGVAKADMDHFNGMALSQVLTAILTASATPQPPLNAYNDANFTDADIPFGQTWVNASNNANSVNANGRRRNSLKQWWAGLILNQDRNITEKMNLFWHNHFATETVVISDSRFAYKHHALLRANALGNFKTLTKLVTTDPGMLAYLNGDTNTKNSPNENYGRELQELFTIGKGPDSHYTEDDVKAAAKALTGWKIDRNTVTSYFDSTKHDTTDKQFSSFYNNTVIVGQAGTNGANESDQLIDMLFLSTETAKFISRKLYRFFVYYVIDQQVESDIITPMADIIRTNNYDILPALRALLESEHFFDPLNIGCHIKNPVDHLAGIARQYNIAFPDSSNLGNQYKGWGILATSLNILTMDLGDPPNVAGWPAYYQEPAFHELWINSNTLPYRNQVSDLLGSLTGFKSGQVILKIDFIAFADQTSDPSNPNTLIADSAGLLSPSDLGTTQSDFLKSILLSNQTADHYWTDAWNLYKADTSNQTNKTIVETRLRSMYTYLMNLAEYQLI, via the coding sequence ATGAAACAGATTATCCGCTCCGAATTCCTCAGTAGGGTGTCAGGGGCTACACTTGACGAAGATGTAAAGAGTAAAAACATTGTTCCCAATGAGTTTTATAATAAGGACACTCCGCACTTTGGCAGCCGCGCTACATCCGGATTGAATCCTTATTCCGGAACATTTGGTAAAGCAGAATTATCCCATCTGCTTCGGCGAACTTTATTTGGAGTAGCAAAAGCAGACATGGATCATTTCAATGGGATGGCTCTTTCGCAAGTGCTGACGGCAATACTGACTGCTTCTGCCACACCACAACCGCCTTTGAATGCGTACAACGATGCTAATTTTACAGATGCTGATATTCCCTTCGGACAAACATGGGTAAATGCTTCTAACAACGCCAACTCTGTCAATGCGAACGGAAGAAGAAGAAACAGCTTAAAACAATGGTGGGCGGGTTTGATTTTGAATCAGGATCGCAACATCACAGAGAAGATGAATCTTTTTTGGCATAATCATTTTGCTACAGAAACAGTGGTAATTAGTGATTCGCGGTTTGCCTATAAACATCATGCGCTTCTTAGGGCCAATGCCCTCGGCAACTTTAAAACCCTCACAAAACTTGTCACTACGGACCCTGGTATGTTAGCGTATCTCAATGGTGATACCAATACAAAAAACAGTCCAAACGAGAATTATGGACGGGAGTTACAAGAGTTGTTTACCATAGGGAAAGGTCCCGATTCGCACTATACCGAAGATGATGTAAAGGCAGCAGCTAAAGCGCTAACCGGTTGGAAGATTGACCGAAACACTGTGACATCTTATTTTGATTCTACTAAACACGATACCACAGACAAGCAATTTTCTTCGTTTTATAATAATACTGTAATTGTTGGCCAGGCAGGGACCAACGGTGCCAATGAATCAGATCAATTGATTGATATGTTGTTTCTGAGTACAGAGACGGCCAAGTTCATCAGCCGTAAGTTGTACCGTTTCTTTGTTTATTATGTTATTGACCAGCAGGTCGAAAGCGACATCATTACTCCGATGGCAGATATTATTCGCACCAATAATTATGATATTCTTCCGGCTTTGAGGGCTTTGCTCGAAAGCGAGCATTTTTTCGATCCTCTTAATATTGGTTGCCATATCAAGAATCCGGTAGATCACTTGGCCGGAATAGCACGTCAATATAATATTGCCTTTCCTGATTCGAGTAATCTGGGTAATCAATACAAGGGGTGGGGTATTTTGGCCACTTCTCTTAATATATTGACAATGGATTTGGGCGATCCTCCCAATGTTGCCGGCTGGCCTGCGTATTATCAAGAGCCGGCTTTTCATGAATTGTGGATTAATAGCAACACATTGCCGTATAGAAACCAGGTGAGCGATTTGTTAGGATCATTAACTGGTTTCAAATCGGGTCAGGTGATATTGAAAATTGATTTCATCGCCTTTGCAGATCAAACGTCTGACCCCAGTAACCCGAATACATTAATCGCAGATAGTGCAGGATTGCTAAGCCCAAGCGACTTAGGAACTACTCAATCCGACTTTCTAAAGAGTATTCTATTATCTAATCAAACCGCCGATCATTATTGGACGGATGCTTGGAATCTTTATAAAGCCGATACGAGTAATCAGACGAACAAGACGATTGTGGAAACTCGCCTGCGCTCCATGTACACCTACTTGATGAACCTGGCAGAGTATCAACTTATTTAA
- a CDS encoding T9SS type A sorting domain-containing protein codes for MAYRYFLSSKVCSFFIGSLFLLFSINAKGACDYGTGSVGANPTAPLISYSGNDGTISANGTIPAGIYNFVNFTINAGVTITISGGTGPLIIRCTGTATINGIIRFEGGNGSAAPGGATGGIGGAGANGWGGDGGAGGKASGTPNGNSGTSFGTSNGGGAGGIGAPNSNPFAGGGGGGGGYQTVGSNGTASDGGAGGAGGSLYGDALLTTTMTQSSITTNLLGGSGGGGGGGRGSITKQGGGGAGGGGGAIQVTGNTVVFGAGGLLSVQGGNGAQGYNLSGGYGGSGGGGSGGTISIQYLTLTGFVLGTNSNIAGGTGPAGNGSRGGKGGNGADGRIYTESCGAACPVTISNQSSTQPSCHGTNDGTITITATGGASLSYTINSGTPINNSTGVFTGLNPGTYTIAVSDGNCTANGTNIVIADPAVVVTPVVSSNGPLCTGDTLNLFANSTNGTSYEWTGPNNFSNQQNPTKDNVTTSDSGTYTVIASIGSCESSPAMVSISIEQGPSLNNVSSNSPLCTGATLELNADSSTGASYAWIGPNGFSVNLQSTTRPNITVPDSGDYQLTVSVGNCSATEIVHVVVDETPIAPVLTASSTTICASDSVEVCAPSGFASYLWNQNGETTECGAAKFAGGLWVDVTATNGCSVRSNTLSISVLPVPTVSIVKQGDTLSTFGAVSYQWFKDGGAISGATSAVYIAQGPGTYSVQITDVNGCKATSSGLVITGIREFLTLQRIEVFPNPLSGKFNIRYSGEGSKSVDISLFNVIGEQVYHRTALFQNGVAVPIDVSNCSKGIYFLQVQTSSERVIQKLVIE; via the coding sequence ATGGCATATCGTTACTTTCTATCTTCCAAAGTCTGTTCATTCTTTATCGGTTCCCTCTTCTTGCTTTTTTCCATTAATGCTAAGGGCGCATGTGATTATGGAACCGGAAGTGTAGGGGCAAATCCTACGGCTCCTTTAATTAGTTACAGTGGCAATGATGGAACTATTTCTGCCAATGGAACCATTCCGGCAGGCATATATAATTTCGTGAACTTTACCATCAATGCGGGCGTAACAATTACAATAAGCGGTGGAACCGGACCGCTGATTATTCGCTGCACAGGCACCGCCACCATCAACGGGATCATTCGTTTTGAAGGAGGAAATGGAAGTGCAGCTCCAGGTGGTGCAACTGGAGGAATAGGCGGAGCAGGCGCTAATGGCTGGGGTGGAGACGGAGGCGCAGGGGGAAAGGCTAGCGGAACTCCCAATGGTAATTCTGGAACAAGTTTTGGCACATCCAACGGAGGAGGGGCTGGAGGAATAGGAGCACCTAATTCGAACCCCTTTGCAGGCGGCGGAGGCGGTGGAGGAGGATATCAAACTGTCGGATCAAATGGCACAGCAAGTGATGGTGGAGCCGGGGGAGCCGGTGGTTCTTTGTATGGAGATGCACTCCTAACCACGACTATGACTCAGAGCAGCATCACCACTAATCTTCTTGGGGGCTCTGGTGGTGGCGGTGGAGGTGGAAGGGGAAGTATTACAAAACAAGGTGGCGGTGGAGCCGGTGGCGGCGGCGGCGCTATTCAAGTTACGGGCAATACCGTTGTTTTTGGAGCAGGAGGTCTTCTATCAGTTCAAGGTGGGAATGGAGCACAGGGGTATAATCTCAGTGGCGGTTACGGCGGAAGTGGTGGAGGTGGAAGCGGTGGAACTATTAGCATACAGTATTTGACACTAACAGGTTTTGTACTCGGCACAAACTCAAACATTGCCGGAGGAACAGGACCTGCCGGAAATGGATCTCGTGGTGGAAAAGGCGGCAACGGCGCTGATGGAAGAATATATACAGAAAGTTGTGGGGCGGCATGTCCGGTAACGATTAGCAATCAATCATCTACCCAACCAAGTTGTCATGGTACCAACGATGGAACAATTACTATAACTGCTACCGGAGGGGCTTCTCTTTCTTATACTATCAATTCTGGTACACCGATTAACAATTCAACGGGAGTCTTTACAGGACTAAATCCGGGTACTTATACCATTGCTGTGAGCGATGGAAATTGCACTGCCAATGGAACTAACATAGTTATTGCCGACCCTGCGGTTGTTGTGACCCCTGTCGTTTCATCAAATGGCCCGCTCTGTACGGGTGATACTTTGAATTTATTTGCCAATTCAACCAATGGCACAAGTTATGAGTGGACAGGACCCAATAACTTCAGTAATCAACAAAATCCAACCAAAGACAATGTCACTACCAGCGACTCGGGAACATATACAGTCATCGCATCTATTGGTTCTTGCGAAAGTTCTCCAGCGATGGTTTCTATTAGTATTGAACAAGGGCCTTCTTTGAATAATGTTTCTTCCAATAGTCCTCTTTGTACTGGTGCAACCTTAGAATTGAATGCAGACAGCTCAACCGGTGCTAGTTATGCCTGGATTGGACCTAACGGATTCAGCGTTAATCTTCAAAGCACCACCCGACCCAATATAACGGTTCCTGATAGCGGTGATTATCAATTGACAGTTAGTGTGGGTAATTGCAGTGCTACAGAGATCGTTCATGTAGTGGTGGATGAAACTCCAATTGCTCCCGTACTTACAGCATCTAGCACCACCATTTGTGCCAGCGATTCGGTGGAGGTTTGTGCACCAAGCGGCTTTGCGTCCTATCTCTGGAATCAAAACGGAGAAACCACTGAATGTGGAGCGGCAAAGTTTGCAGGAGGTTTGTGGGTAGATGTTACGGCTACAAATGGATGTTCTGTTCGGTCAAACACTTTGAGTATTTCAGTATTGCCGGTTCCAACTGTTTCCATTGTAAAACAAGGAGATACGCTTTCAACATTTGGAGCGGTGAGTTATCAATGGTTTAAAGATGGAGGAGCAATAAGCGGAGCCACTTCAGCCGTCTATATCGCCCAAGGACCGGGAACCTATTCCGTACAGATTACAGATGTGAATGGATGTAAGGCTACTTCTTCTGGTTTGGTGATAACGGGCATCCGCGAATTCTTGACATTGCAAAGGATAGAAGTATTTCCCAATCCATTATCGGGTAAGTTTAATATCCGGTATTCGGGTGAAGGCAGTAAATCGGTAGATATATCATTGTTTAATGTCATCGGGGAACAAGTATATCATAGGACGGCTCTTTTCCAGAATGGGGTTGCGGTTCCTATTGATGTTTCAAATTGCTCGAAGGGAATTTATTTCCTACAGGTTCAGACATCTTCCGAGAGAGTAATTCAAAAGTTAGTGATTGAATAG
- a CDS encoding DUF1501 domain-containing protein — MKRRTFLKRSLPIATVPFLVNGFSIKAFGKGSIFEQLLGAATANDRVLVIIQLTGGNDGLNTVIPLDKYSELSTARSNIMIPSNLVLGLNGSSVTGLHPSMTGMRNLFNNQQLAVVQGVSYPNPNFSHFRATDIWLTASDSAQDLMTGWTGRFLGEEYPGYPTGYPNTQYPDPLALQIGSVVSTAFQGPSVNMGIAIADPNNFYQLVNGTHDPAPNTPAGHELTFIRETSVQTNLYATSIKAAAGNQNNLSTLYPAARSNSLADQLKIVAQLIGGGLQTKVYMVNLGSFDTHSAQVDVTGGNQTGSHANLLAKVSEAITAFQDDITLMGQQDRVIGMTFSEFGRRIKSNGAAGTDHGSSAPMFLFGSKVKGGLLGSNPDIPNNAGVNDNLEMQHDFRSVYTSILKNWFCVPDDALNNTMLQTFNTLDLLTVSCSETGIRSPAEESSSLRNYPNPANSSTIIEFHTNGGNILITLFDETGREIQTVTNGNYPSGTHQVELDTRHLQKGIYLYTLRQGEQRVTRRMLVM, encoded by the coding sequence ATGAAACGGAGAACCTTCCTCAAACGATCGCTGCCCATTGCCACAGTACCTTTTCTCGTCAACGGCTTTTCAATTAAGGCTTTTGGAAAGGGTAGTATTTTTGAACAATTGTTAGGTGCTGCCACTGCCAACGACAGGGTACTCGTTATTATTCAACTCACCGGAGGAAACGACGGACTGAATACTGTAATTCCTTTAGATAAATATTCCGAACTTTCTACCGCACGAAGCAATATTATGATTCCCTCCAATTTAGTGTTAGGATTAAACGGAAGTTCAGTCACTGGTTTACATCCTTCTATGACCGGTATGAGGAATTTGTTCAACAATCAACAACTGGCGGTGGTGCAGGGGGTAAGTTATCCCAATCCCAATTTCTCTCACTTTCGTGCTACCGATATTTGGCTCACCGCTTCTGACTCGGCCCAGGACTTAATGACCGGGTGGACAGGTCGCTTTTTAGGAGAAGAATACCCCGGCTACCCAACTGGTTATCCTAATACGCAGTATCCAGACCCCTTAGCTTTGCAAATTGGTTCGGTGGTTTCTACAGCTTTCCAGGGGCCTTCGGTGAATATGGGAATTGCCATCGCCGACCCAAATAATTTCTATCAGTTGGTAAATGGTACTCATGACCCCGCACCCAACACCCCTGCAGGCCATGAATTAACCTTCATTCGCGAAACGTCGGTTCAAACCAATCTATACGCTACTTCCATAAAGGCGGCGGCTGGCAATCAAAATAATCTCTCTACTTTATATCCTGCCGCACGAAGTAATTCGCTTGCAGACCAACTGAAGATTGTAGCACAACTTATCGGTGGTGGGTTACAGACAAAAGTCTATATGGTTAATCTGGGCAGCTTCGACACCCATAGTGCACAGGTGGATGTAACGGGCGGTAATCAAACTGGTTCACATGCCAACCTGTTAGCAAAAGTGTCGGAGGCGATTACCGCATTTCAGGATGATATTACTTTGATGGGGCAGCAAGACCGTGTTATCGGCATGACCTTCTCTGAATTTGGAAGAAGAATCAAATCAAATGGAGCCGCGGGTACTGACCACGGTTCGTCCGCACCAATGTTTCTGTTTGGAAGTAAGGTAAAAGGTGGGTTGCTTGGTTCCAATCCAGATATTCCTAATAATGCAGGCGTGAATGATAATCTTGAAATGCAACATGATTTTCGTTCCGTCTATACATCAATACTTAAAAACTGGTTCTGTGTGCCTGATGATGCATTGAATAATACTATGCTTCAGACATTTAATACACTCGATCTCCTAACCGTTAGCTGTTCGGAAACCGGCATTCGTTCTCCGGCAGAGGAAAGTTCTTCCTTGCGCAACTACCCCAATCCTGCCAATTCATCTACCATCATAGAGTTTCATACCAATGGAGGAAATATATTGATTACCCTCTTTGACGAAACTGGCCGCGAGATACAAACTGTAACCAATGGAAACTATCCTTCTGGAACCCATCAGGTAGAGCTTGATACCCGTCATCTTCAAAAAGGCATATACCTATATACTCTTCGTCAGGGCGAACAAAGGGTCACTAGGAGAATGTTAGTAATGTGA
- the mutS gene encoding DNA mismatch repair protein MutS, which produces MIKSMTGETETPLMKQYNSFKAKYPDAILLFRVGDFYETFGEDAKRAASVLGITLTKRSNGKASEVELAGFPHHALDTYLPKLVRAGLRVAVCDQIEDPKLAKGIVKRGVTEMVTPGVALTDNILQTHSNNFLASVFFESGQSGRDQFGVAFIDISTGEFLLAEGNLAYVDKMIQSLSPSEIVYPKSRQKEFLQHFGTKYYAYRLDDWIYSYDNSLDILLKLFDTNSLKGFGIEDERFSVVAAGAAIQYLKDTEHHNLSHITKLTKLTDKHSVWLDRFTIRNLELIYSPHPGGKTLLDVLDQTSSPMGARMMKRWLVMPLLDKQQINERLDSVEWLIRNNSQAEELRKLIRSIGDLERLISKVSLEKVNPREMVQMRRALQAIVPIRKLLTGSGNQNLNRIGEQLNPVADLASKIEKVLTEEAGPVIAKGNYINCRVDEELDRLRTIKNSGKDYIAGIQQKEVVRTGISSLKIGFNNVFGYYLEVTNTHKNKVPTDWIRKQTLSNAERYITEELKEYEEKVLGAEDKILVIEEKLFQELIRFAKDYVVAIQLNANFLANVDCLLSFAETAARNNYTRPEINDSFAIEIKEGRHPVVEQELATGDLYVPNDLLLDSELQQILVITGPNMSGKSALLRQTALIVLMAQMGSYVSAASAKIGWVDKIFTRVGASDNLSAGESTFMVEMNETASIMNNLSPRSLILLDEIGRGTSTYDGISIAWSLAEYLHHHSGVNPRTLFATHYHELNELAERYPRIKNFHVSVKETTNTVIFLRKLVEGGTEHSFGIHVAKMAGMPKAILDRANEMLHELEGQRQKQGDLKQAVKKISPLNYQLSFFDVNDSKMKQLAEELEHIEVTTLTPVEALMKLHELKKLLYNG; this is translated from the coding sequence ATGATAAAAAGTATGACAGGCGAAACAGAAACTCCGTTAATGAAGCAATACAATAGCTTCAAGGCGAAGTATCCTGATGCCATATTGTTATTCCGGGTGGGAGACTTCTACGAAACCTTTGGAGAAGATGCCAAACGAGCGGCGAGTGTACTTGGAATTACGCTTACAAAACGAAGCAACGGGAAGGCCAGTGAGGTGGAGTTAGCAGGCTTCCCTCATCATGCTTTAGATACTTATCTCCCTAAATTGGTACGTGCCGGATTACGCGTGGCAGTCTGTGACCAAATAGAAGACCCGAAACTTGCAAAAGGTATTGTAAAACGCGGTGTGACAGAAATGGTTACTCCCGGAGTAGCGCTGACCGACAATATTCTACAGACACATTCTAATAATTTTCTGGCATCTGTATTTTTTGAAAGTGGACAGTCAGGTCGTGACCAATTTGGCGTTGCGTTTATAGATATATCTACAGGTGAATTTTTACTCGCCGAAGGAAATTTAGCTTATGTAGATAAGATGATTCAAAGCCTTTCTCCTTCAGAAATAGTCTATCCAAAATCAAGACAAAAAGAGTTCTTGCAGCACTTTGGCACCAAGTATTACGCCTATCGCCTTGATGATTGGATATATAGCTATGATAATTCACTCGACATTTTATTAAAACTGTTTGATACCAATTCTTTAAAAGGTTTTGGAATAGAAGATGAACGATTCTCGGTCGTTGCAGCAGGGGCTGCTATTCAGTACCTGAAGGATACTGAACATCACAATTTGTCCCACATCACCAAACTAACGAAGCTAACCGACAAGCACTCTGTTTGGTTGGATCGCTTCACGATTAGAAATCTTGAATTGATCTATTCGCCTCATCCCGGAGGCAAAACGCTATTGGATGTTTTGGACCAAACCTCCTCTCCTATGGGTGCCCGAATGATGAAACGTTGGCTGGTCATGCCCTTGTTGGATAAGCAACAGATAAATGAACGCCTAGATTCAGTGGAATGGCTCATTCGGAATAATTCTCAGGCGGAAGAACTTAGGAAATTGATCCGCAGCATTGGCGATTTAGAAAGATTGATATCTAAAGTGTCCTTAGAGAAGGTGAACCCTAGAGAGATGGTTCAAATGAGAAGAGCTCTTCAAGCCATTGTACCTATTCGGAAACTACTGACTGGTTCCGGTAACCAAAATCTGAATAGGATAGGTGAACAATTAAATCCGGTGGCTGATTTAGCATCCAAAATTGAAAAAGTGCTTACTGAGGAAGCCGGACCAGTTATTGCCAAAGGAAATTACATTAACTGTAGAGTGGATGAAGAATTGGACCGGTTACGCACAATTAAAAACTCAGGGAAGGATTATATCGCCGGAATACAGCAAAAGGAAGTGGTTCGGACCGGAATTAGTTCCTTGAAGATTGGGTTCAACAATGTATTCGGTTATTATCTGGAGGTGACAAATACACACAAAAATAAAGTACCGACAGATTGGATTCGAAAGCAGACTCTTTCGAATGCCGAAAGGTATATCACTGAGGAATTGAAAGAATATGAGGAGAAGGTTTTAGGTGCTGAAGATAAGATTCTAGTGATAGAAGAAAAACTCTTCCAGGAACTCATTCGCTTTGCCAAAGACTATGTTGTGGCCATTCAATTGAACGCAAATTTTTTAGCCAACGTTGATTGTTTGCTCTCCTTTGCTGAAACCGCTGCACGAAATAATTACACCCGGCCGGAAATCAATGATTCATTTGCGATAGAAATAAAAGAAGGAAGGCATCCGGTAGTTGAACAGGAACTAGCCACTGGCGATTTATACGTCCCAAATGACTTATTGCTGGATAGTGAATTACAGCAAATTTTGGTCATCACTGGCCCGAATATGAGCGGCAAATCTGCCTTGCTTCGTCAAACAGCACTCATTGTTCTAATGGCGCAGATGGGAAGTTATGTGTCTGCCGCATCTGCAAAAATAGGATGGGTTGATAAAATATTTACTCGTGTAGGTGCCAGCGATAATTTAAGCGCCGGGGAATCAACATTTATGGTGGAAATGAATGAGACTGCCAGCATTATGAACAATTTATCGCCCAGAAGCCTTATTCTACTTGACGAAATCGGGCGAGGAACTTCAACTTATGATGGAATTTCAATCGCTTGGAGTCTGGCAGAGTATTTACATCATCATTCCGGAGTAAACCCTCGCACACTTTTTGCCACACATTACCATGAGTTGAATGAATTAGCCGAAAGATACCCACGCATTAAAAACTTTCATGTATCCGTTAAAGAAACTACTAACACGGTTATCTTCTTACGCAAGCTGGTAGAGGGAGGCACAGAGCATAGCTTTGGCATTCATGTAGCGAAGATGGCCGGTATGCCAAAGGCAATACTCGACCGTGCCAATGAAATGCTTCACGAATTGGAAGGTCAGCGGCAAAAACAGGGTGATTTAAAACAGGCTGTGAAAAAAATCTCTCCACTGAATTATCAACTTAGTTTCTTTGATGTCAATGATTCAAAAATGAAACAACTAGCAGAAGAATTAGAACATATAGAAGTGACCACTTTGACACCAGTAGAAGCACTGATGAAACTTCATGAATTAAAGAAGTTGCTATATAACGGATAA